From Longimicrobium sp.:
CAGAACGCCGTCACGGAGCCGCTCGCCAGGGTTTCCGCGCGCATCGTGACGCCGGTGGTGCGCAGCATCGGCTCGGTCCAGACGCCCACCACGACCACCCCCGTGGCCGCGATGCGCCCCGTCACGCCGATCGCGACGACGAGCGCCCCCGCCGTGCAGCCGGAGCCCACGGGCTCCGCGCCGTCGGCCCCCTCGCTTCCGTCGCAGCCGTCGGCTCCCTCGCAGCCGTCCGTGCCCTCGCAGCTGTCGCCGCCGCCCGCGCTTCCAGCGGCCACCACGGTGAGCGCGATGATCGGCGCCATCCAGCAGCCCGGCGGCGTGGACCTGTACGACGACATCATCCGCATGGCCGCGGGGATGGAGTCTTCGACGGAGCGCCGCCTGGTGCTCCTGGAGCTGCTCAACCGCGGCGACCTGCGACGCGAGCACGTGGTCGCGATCATCGAGGCGACCCGCACCATGTCTTCGGACACGGAGCGCCGCCTGGTGCTGAGCGAGGCGGTCGTGCACCGCGCGCTCGGCGGCACGCTTCCGCCCGCGCTGCACACGGTGCTGGAGAGCTTCTCGTCGTGCACCGACGAGCGCCTGGTGCTGGTCACCGTCCTGGAGAAGCTGCGCCCCAGCGCGGGCTCGATGGCGGCGATCTTCCGCACGGTGTCGAAGATGGATTCCGACACGGAGAAGCGGATCGTGCTCGCGTCGGCCGCCGCGCACCAGCCGATCGACGGGTCCGTGCGCGAGGCGTACATGGCCGCCGCCAACTCCATCGGCTCGGAGACGGACCGGCGGCTGGCCCTCTCCGCGTTGCTGAGACGCGCCGGGGCCAATACCGCCGCCGCCCCGGCCGCGCCCCGCGCCGTGCCGCCTTCCGCGGGTGGGGTGTGGAACACCACGACCGAGCTGAAGGGGGACCACAACGGCCGGACCGCGTACCAGCTCAACTTGCGCGCCCGCAACGTCCGCCTGAACCGCGCCGGGAATGACGTGGCCGAGGTGCTCGCGGGAGGTGCGCTCGAGATCGAGCACGTCCTCCACGGCGGCTATCCGGATTCGGATCCGCAGCTCACCGGCAAGTCCGTCACGCGCAGCCTGAGCGTGCGCCGCGGCCCGGATGGCGGGCTGGTCCGTACCTACCGCGTCAACGGCGCCGAGCGCGCCTTCGACAGCGAAGCCCGCACCTGGCTCGCGGGCGTCCTCACCCGCGCGCGGTAGAGCGACGTGCGAACCCCTCGGAGCGCGCAGTAGATCCTTCGCTCCGCGGCAAAGGGTGGAGAACGGGAGAGGACGGTGAAGCGCGTCGCTCAGGA
This genomic window contains:
- a CDS encoding M56 family metallopeptidase, producing MSPFAFPDILGLVIRTTAVLLVALCATTLLRRSSAATRHLVWTVALAGVLVLPLLERVVPAWRIVPVPAELAPAAPVPAPALVEAPVAERQAPAVAPAHESAPVPAEKRIDWMMWAVGIWAAGGILLLMRLLFGVLRIWWVERRSSELADARWTSLTDGLARRLRLGRMVTLLRGEHASVPMTWGIVRPVVLLPAESDDWSEERRTVVLAHELAHIRRWDALTQWIAHLAVAVHWYNPLVWAAARRLRQEREQACDDAVLALGARPAEYADHLLCIVRSLGNASGPAAALAMARRSQFEGRLLAILDAAVPRTGVGRAVVLGTLAAGAACIVPLAALSPAQNAVTEPLARVSARIVTPVVRSIGSVQTPTTTTPVAAMRPVTPIATTSAPAVQPEPTGSAPSAPSLPSQPSAPSQPSVPSQLSPPPALPAATTVSAMIGAIQQPGGVDLYDDIIRMAAGMESSTERRLVLLELLNRGDLRREHVVAIIEATRTMSSDTERRLVLSEAVVHRALGGTLPPALHTVLESFSSCTDERLVLVTVLEKLRPSAGSMAAIFRTVSKMDSDTEKRIVLASAAAHQPIDGSVREAYMAAANSIGSETDRRLALSALLRRAGANTAAAPAAPRAVPPSAGGVWNTTTELKGDHNGRTAYQLNLRARNVRLNRAGNDVAEVLAGGALEIEHVLHGGYPDSDPQLTGKSVTRSLSVRRGPDGGLVRTYRVNGAERAFDSEARTWLAGVLTRAR